In Desulfurellaceae bacterium, the DNA window TTTTGGCTCAGCGCACCCGGATGGCCAAGGAGGAGGCCGAACAGCTCGACCGTATGATTGAGCAGTCGGTCAAAGACCTCTAGCCCAGCGCTCCACACCGCTCGATCCCCAACCGGAATCCCCCAGCACTGGCGCGCCTCTCCCTTTGAAAAAGGGGGACTGAGGGGGGGGTTCCGGCGCGCCTCCCCTGCACCGCCCGGAGGAAACCAGCCTGTGGCCTGGCCATCGGCGTGTCCCTGCCCTTCCTGCTTGGCGCCATCAGCGTGGCCTCCAGCACCGTGTCGGTGGTCTTGTTCGTCGTCTTCTACTTCCTGCTGTCGCTGGCCGTGGCGGGCTATTGGGCCATGCCGCTGGAGCTGAACCCGCGGCTGGTTGGGGCGATTTCCGGGGTGATGAATACCAGCGGCAATCTAGCCTGCATCTTTGGGCCGATCACGGCCGGGGCGATTGTGGCCAGCACCGGCAGCTGGACCCTGCCGTTCTACCTGGTGGCTGCACTCGGCGTGGTGTGCAGTCTGCTGTTCATGTTTTTCGTGACCACCGAGCCGCTTGAGATTCCGGGTCTGGCCGGGGAGACTGGCCGAGAGGCGGCCGACTAGACAGCCGTAGCTCGCCTGCCTGGAAGATTCCTTCGTAGGGGCGGGTTTCAAACCCGCCCCTACGAGGGCCGCAAACGTCCTAGCGCCGGTCGTACAACGGGTGGCCTCTGCGGCCGAGGTGGACCCTGGCCACATGGTCGGCTTCGAGGTGGGCGATATACAGGTCGTCAAAGTCTGGGCCGCCAAAGGCGCAGTTGGTCGGCCCCTTGGTCTTGGTGCCGTCCGGGTCGTCGATCAGGGTCGAGACCCTGCCGTCGGGAGCGACCACCACCAGCCGGTTGATCATCGGCAGGGTGGTGATCATATAGCCCTCGGTGTCAAAGGCCATGCCGTCGGGCAACCCGCCCAGGTTGTCGCCATACACCTCGGGCTGGCCGTGGCTGCCGTCTTTGTGCATGGCCACCCGGACGCAGTTGTGCTGGCTGGACTGCAACACATACACCGCCTCTTCGTTGGGATCGATGGCCGTGCCGTTGGCAAAATAAATGCCGGTGGCGGCCACCTCGCCGCTGCCGTCCGGGCGCAGGCGGACCAGACTGCCTTTAGGCGACGGGTTTTGCAGCTCGGCCATCAGCTTGTCAAAGTCGCCCACCCCGATATCGCTGGAGTTTGAGACGTACAGATTTCCCTCGGCGTCAAAGACCGGGAAGTTCGGCAGGGTCAGTTTTATGCTGCCGACCTGATCGGCAAACAGGCTGACCGTGCCGTCCGGGCTGACCTTGAGGACCGCAGCCTTGCCGGGGTCGCACACAAACAGGTTGCCGTCGCGGTCCAGGGCCATGCCGGCCGGCCGACCGCCGGTGTTGGCCAGCTCGGTTACCGTACCGTCGGGGGCCAGCTTACGAATGATACCGTCCGCCCCGCCGCCGTAGACATTGCCCTCGCGGTCAACGCTCACGCCTTCCGGGCCGTTGAAGCCGGTGGCTGCGGTGGTGACCTGATCCAGACTGAGTTGTTGGTAGGCCATGCTCGTCCTCCTTTTTTCAGCGCGTGTCTAGCGGCCCATCTTGAGCCGGTCTTCCTGAGCCCAGCCCTCTTTCAGCGGCACGGTGAAGTATGGGGTGAGGTGCATTTTCTTGAACTTCCACTGGCCGTTCTCCTTGGCGTACTCGTCGTCGTAGCGGGCGGCCACCACGTATGCCTCGCCTTTGGAGATGGTCTTGGCTTCGAGGTAGCTGTAGCCGGTACCGCCGTCCCCCTCAAGCTCAATCGCGTGGTTATGAACGAACTGCTTGACAAACGACAGCAGCTGGGACACACCGCCGAAAAA includes these proteins:
- a CDS encoding MFS transporter, whose protein sequence is MSLPFLLGAISVASSTVSVVLFVVFYFLLSLAVAGYWAMPLELNPRLVGAISGVMNTSGNLACIFGPITAGAIVASTGSWTLPFYLVAALGVVCSLLFMFFVTTEPLEIPGLAGETGREAAD
- a CDS encoding SMP-30/gluconolactonase/LRE family protein — protein: MAYQQLSLDQVTTAATGFNGPEGVSVDREGNVYGGGADGIIRKLAPDGTVTELANTGGRPAGMALDRDGNLFVCDPGKAAVLKVSPDGTVSLFADQVGSIKLTLPNFPVFDAEGNLYVSNSSDIGVGDFDKLMAELQNPSPKGSLVRLRPDGSGEVAATGIYFANGTAIDPNEEAVYVLQSSQHNCVRVAMHKDGSHGQPEVYGDNLGGLPDGMAFDTEGYMITTLPMINRLVVVAPDGRVSTLIDDPDGTKTKGPTNCAFGGPDFDDLYIAHLEADHVARVHLGRRGHPLYDRR